The DNA segment tctggctgtgccgggtggagattataacagaactatgccaagatgttcaaaaatgttcataagtgacaagcatggtcaaataataatcatgaataattttcagttggcttttcatagccgatcatRaagagttgaaaaacaacaggtctgggacaggtggcggttccataaccgcaggcagaacagRtgaaactggaatagcagcaaggccaggcggactggggacagcaaggtgtcatcatgcccggtagtcctgacgtatggtcctagggctcaggttctcagagagaaagagagaacgagagaattagagagagcatacttaaattcacacaggacactggataagacaggagaagtactccaggtaaccaactgacccaaCTGACccatctcaaggacatcagactggtaaacagccatcactaacattgagtggcMgttgccaacatactgactcaaatctctagccacttaataatggaaaattggatgtaataaatgtatcactagtcactttaaacaatgccactttatataatgtttacataccctacattactcatctcatatgtatatactgtactctataccatctactgcatcttgcctatgccgttctgccatcgctcatccatatacttatatgtacatattctcattcacccatttagatttgtgtgtattaggtagttgttggggaattgttagattacttagKTATTAcgtggtcggaactagaagcacaagcatttcgctacKctcgcattaacatctgctaaccatgtgtatgtgaccaatacaattaaaCCCACATTTCAATGCtaatgtcacttaaatatgaacaaatatgaatcaATGTTCATGTTTAGCCTATTATTTTTCATATATCATGAATAAATACAGGTTTGCGACACCTTTCTACGATTACGTRGGGGACTTCTATTTGGACAATTTTCGTAATTCCTTGACCCGGAAGTACGTTTTTAGTGTTGATGGTAMGCCTTTGTATAATACCCCTCTGGCTGAACATGTCAATTCTTTAAAGGTCAGAAAGCTCAGAACAGTTTCATAAActcctatttaaaaaatatgaatMAAAGTGTTGCTGTAATTGTGAATGGTTTGAGGATCATTTAGATTTCCCAAGTGAAAGTCCATGTTTACTACTATCAACGAACGGAAGTTGTTGTACACCATCGGACTTTTRTTTGTGAAACACTGGCGGTATTTTCGATTCTTCACGTATGTTTCCATTTTCCTacaacatatttttgttgttgtcctcttTCTTTTATTTGTTGACATTATTTGCAGAAACAAATGTAGCTTACTCTGTGCTATATTCACAACTTTTGCATYCTAATGTTGTTAACGTTATCTGGCGAAACGTTTAATTTTGTAGCAAAAAGTGACTACAACTAACTTTCAGCTAACGTAACTActttaacgttagttagctagttagctaacgacTGTTACAAGTATACTaatgaatgttttatttcaccatgATACGCTGTCGTAGTGAACCTGCTGCCTGGTTGCTCCAGCCAGCCCAGTAACAGTGAGGTCGGATATGGAGGGTTGCTGAGCCCTGCTCTCTACCGTGGTCCGTCAGCCAGTCCAGCCGGACAGGACTCCGGTCAGGAGACGCATAGTTAAGACGACAGGATGAGCTCCGCGGCCCCTCCGGCCAAGAGGAAATGTTACATGGGACGACATCAGATCATCAAGAAAAACAGGtggacattttttccccctcactaCACTGAGTTAACTTGGCATGTTAATACATCTATGTCCCACTGTGGAACAGCAGTTGACTCGTTAACAGAATGTACTGGACTAGATTTCGAAACTCGGTTAATTACTATATTATAACATTAAGAGGTTTTAATATTATTCGGGATGGCGACTGCTACGGACGTTAGTATTCGATTACTATCGAGTATACattttttagaagaaaaaaaatatcccTATTTTAATGAAAACGCTTTTCAAGCGTGTAGCTTGTTATTGTCGGTCAATCAAAGCAGCACTACGGTCAAAATCTacgtttattggtcgcatacacatatttacaaatgttatcgcaggtgcaatgaaatgcttgtgtttctagctccgacagtgcagtaatatctagcaatacaaaacaatacacacataatcccaaaagtaaaaataaagaaatgaagaaatatcagaacaagcaataTCAGAATGATCAATGTCAGAATCTaaatatataatggtgtgtatagacagtaagaacggtgaataaaacaggtgtggacagcagtagttatataggatggtgtacAGACAGTATATGTTCAgtacatgttctgttataatctccacccggcacagccagaagaggactggccacccctcatagcctggttcctctctaggtttcttcctaggttttggcctttctagggaggttttccctagccaccgtgcttctacttctgcattgcttgctgtttggggttttaggctgggtttctgtacagcactttgatatatcagctgatgtaagaatagctatataaatacatttgatttgatttgaaaaggtgagtacagcagtagttatataggaaccattactagaatacagtaaatacatatgaagtgaggaatacagtatgtaaacattattaaagtggccagtgttccatgtttatgtacagtacatacatagggcagcagcctctaaggtgcagggttgagtaaccgggtggtagccgactagtaacagtgactaaagttcagggcagggtactgggcggaggctggctagtggtgactgtttaacagactgatggcctagagatagaagctgtttatcagtcgctcggttccagctttgacgCYCCTGTACTGTCTCCTAGGGccgggacaataccagtatcggaatattttttaaacactgagcacaccaaaagtatttggaccttttaaaaacctgctgtatgtgaaatagtgtgtgctagagcttggaaaataaataactcTGGATGACAYCATAATCATGTTTGTTTCCAAAATTAGGGTTGTTTTCCTAAAAGGTTAAATTKgcttcgtgttttgtttccttgccacgatactaatgagtatctcgatactggtatcgtcccgtccctactgtctccgccttctagatggtagatgggtgaacaggctgtggctcgtgtggatgaggtccttgatgatcttcttggccttcctgtaacaccgggtgctgtagatggagagccctgcagttacCMCACCAGGCGgagatgcagcccgacaggatgctttcaatggtgcatctgtagaagtttgtgaggMTCTTAGGGGCCCAGCTGactttcttcagcctcttgtggttgaagaggtgctgttgcaccttcttcaccactgtCTGTGACAGGGActatttcaatcaaatcaaattgatttataaagcccttttttacatcaYCCGATGTCAGAAAGTGCTYtacagaaacccagcctaaaaccccaaacagcaagcaatacacaRGTAGAAGCATTTCAggtcgtcagtgatgtgcacgcagaggaacttgaagcttttcaccctctccactgcggccccggaTGGGGacatgctctctctgctgtctcctgtagtccatgatcagggAGAGGTTAtcttcctggcaccactctgtaGAGCTGGGATGATAAACTGAAAATTACAGACACGGACATTTTCTAATTCATACCGAAGCAATtttgatccagttgcagagggaggtgttcagtctcagggtcctgaacttagtgatgagctttgaggggacaatggtgttggaACGCAGAACTGTAGTCAACGAAcaccattcttacataggtattgctTTTGTCCAGGGGGaattgtgcagtgtgatggcgattgcgttgtctgtgaatctgttggggcggtaagcaaattgaagtgggtcatagggtgtcaggtaaggtagaagtgatatgatccttaactagcctctcaaagcacttcatgatgacagtagTGAGTTCTATGGGccggtagtcattcagttcagttatctttgctttcttgggttcaggaacaatggtggccatcttgaaacatgtgggggcaacagactgggatagggagagatttaatatgtctgtaaacactccagcctgcTGTTCTGCAtgtgctctgaggacgtggctcgGGATGCCGTCTGGCGGCAGCCtagcaagggttaacacgcttggAAGTCCTTCTCACATCGGCCATGGGGATCGAGAGCACACAGTCCTGTTATAACCCTGTTATCATTACTATATTATGACATGACTAGATGTTTTAACCCTGTGATTATTACTATATTATAACATGATTAGATATTATAACCCTGTCTTAATTACTATATTATAACATGACTAGATATTATAACCCTGTCTTAATTACTATATTATAACATGACTAGATGTTTTAACCCTGTCTTAATTACTATTATAACATGATTAGATATTATAACCCTGTCTTAATTACTATATTATAACATTACTAGATGTTATAATGTTTtaactctgtgtttctctctgcagTGTCCCCGACCCTGAGCAGCCACTCACCCCAAGACGCTCCAGTCGCCTGcaaaacactcatacacacacgctgcgtgacaacacacacacgctgRgtgacaacacacacacgctgcgtgacaacacacacacgctgcgtgacaacacacacacgctgcgtgacaacacacacacggcccaGAATGTGGCTGcaggacaggtgtgtgtggtaGGAGACTCCTCTTTCGACCCCGGAGAGGAGATGCTGCAGGTGCTGGAAGCTCTGGATCCTGGAGGGATGAAATTAACACATGGGGTAGAGATGGGGGTATCTTTAATCCAGAGAGGGGTCTCCCACGCCTCTGCAGCTCCAGCCCAGACCTCCCACAGCCTGACACCAGGATCAGAGGTCGGGGCTAGGGTTGGACTTGGACCAGGTGTGTGTGAGCATTCAGGGCTGGTTCAGACAGCGCACCGTAAGGACCTGGCTCAGTGCCTGCTGTTCAGTGAAGACTCGGAGGACAGAGAGCATGCTGGGACACTTCCACACAGACCTACGGACGCCTCACCCCCTCAGAAGAACTGCAGCTCCAGAGGGTGTGTTTTTACAAGTAGATTaatatacaaacaaaaaacataatttgATCTTGTTCTAACTTTATTGACATGGTTGTACCTTTAACAGCCGTTGCCAATAAATGTCTATTTCATTTGAATGTTGTCGTTGACAGTAGGAAGCGCAGGGCCAGGGGGAGGAGCTCTGAGACCACACCCACAGGAAGAGGAAATGGTTCCTGCCAGAATGCTGACTCCCCATTGGACGTGTCTGATGACTTCATCCTGTTCAGCCCCTCCCACCTGGCACGGGCGAGGGAGAGAGCGGCGCTACAGCGGTCTCTGAGGAACAACATGTCAGCCTCTGTTCTCACGCCCCCTACTGGGCTGGAGGCCAGCACACTCAACACTACAGGTACGGGATGAAagaactagtgtgtgtgtgtgtgtgtgtgtgtgtgtgtgtgtgtgtgtgtgtgtgtgtgtgtgtgtgtgtgtgtgtgtgtgtgtgttgtgtgtgtgtgtgtgtgtgtgtgtgtgtgtaactgtgtgtgtgtgtgtgtgtaacgtgtgtgtgtgtgtgtgtgtgtaacgtgtgtgtggtgtgtgtgtgtttccccaggGGTTGGtctgtcagtggtgtgtgtgtgtaaggtgtgtgtgtaacgtgtgtgtTTCCCCAGGGGTTGGtctgtcagctgtgtgtgtgtgtgtgtgtaagtgtgtgtgtaacgtgtgtcTTTCCCAGGGGTTGGtctgtcagctgtgtgtgtgtgtgtaacgtgtgtgtTTCCCCAGGGGTTGGTCTGTCagcggtgtgtatgtgtgtgtgtaacgtgtgtgtTTCCCCAGGGGTTGGTCTGTCAGCGGTGTGTGGTGTTAACGTGTGTGTTTCCCCAGGGGTGGTCTGTCagcggtgtgtgtatgtgtgtgtgtaacgtgtgtgtTTCCCCAGGGTTGGTCtgtcagcggtgtgtgtgtgtgtaacgtgtgtgtTTCCCCAGGGGTTGGTCtgtcagcggtgtgtgtgtgtgtgtgtaacgtgtgtgtTTCCCCAGGGGTTGGTCTgtcagctgtggtgtgtgtgtaacgtgtgtgtTCCCCAGGGGTTGGTCTGTCAGCGGTGTGTGTGCGTCCAGACGAGCAGTGTGACAGGTTGTTGTTGTCCAGCTGGGGGCTACCTGCTGCCGTCCTTGAGCGCTACCGTCGTCATGGTGTCTCCTCCATGTTCCCCTGCAGGCTCAGTGTCTCAGTCTGGACGCGTGTTGCAAGGACACACCTGGTCTACTCAGGTACCCTGACCCTTGACCCTACCAATCTACCCCGCCCAGAACCCTGACCCCTTGACCCTACCAATCTACCCCGCCCCAGAACCCTGACCCCTTTACCCTACCAATCTACCCCGCCCCAGAACCCTGACCCCTTGACCCTACCAATCTACCCCGCCCAGACCCTGACCCCTTGACCCTACCAATCTACCCCGCCCCAGAACCCTGACCCCTTGACCCTACCAATCTACCCGCCCCAGAACCCTGACCCCTTGACCCTACCAATCTACCCCGCCCCAGAACCCTGACCCCTTGACCCTACCAATCTACCCCCGCCCAGAACCCTGACCCTTGACCCTACCAATCTACCCCGCCCCAGAACCCTGACCCCTTGACCCTACCAATCTACCCCGCCCCAGAACCCTGACCCCTTGACCCTACCAATCTACCCCGCCCCAGAACCCTGACCCTTGACCCTACCAATCTACCCCGCCCCAGAACCCTGACCCCTTGACCCTACCAATTACCCCGCCCCAGAACCCTGACCCTTGACCCTACCAATACTACCCGCCCCCAGAACCCTGACCCCTTGACCCTACCAAATCTACCCCGCCCCAGAACCCTGACCTCTTGACCCTACCAATCTACCCCGCCCAGAACCCTGACCCCTTGACCCTACCAATCTACCCCGCCCCAGAACCCTGACCCCTTGACCCTACAATATACCCCGCCCCAGAACCCTGACCCCTTGACCCTACCAATCTACCCCGCCCCAGAACCCTGACCCCTTGACCCTACCAATATACCCCGCCCCagaaccctgacccctgaccctaccAATATACCCCGCCCCAGAACCCTGACCCTCTTGACCCTACCAATCTACCCTGACCCCTGACCGTTAAACCCCTGACCTCTAATCCCAGCCCCAACCAGTGCAGGGAAGACCCTGGTGGCAGAGCTGTAATGCTGAGAGAGTCTGGAGAACCCAATCAGAGGAAAGCTCTGTTTATTCTGCCCTTCGTATCCCTGGCCAAGGAGAAGATGACCTACCTACAGGTACAGTGgaaggtagagagggatagagggatggagaggcagAAATGCTCTGTGTATATGTGCAGTGRCttgcaaaaagtattcagaccccttggatttcttcacatgtTATTgtcttacaaagtgggattaaagtggatttaattgtcatttattttgtcaacaatctacacaaaaatgaaacaacaaaaatatagtcgttgcataagtattcagctccctgagtcaatacatgtttgttcgaatcacctttggcagtgattacagctgtgagtctctttctgggtaagtctaagagctgtgagtctttctgggtcagtctaagagctgtgagtctttctgggtcagtctctaagagctgggagtctctttctgggtcagtctctaagagctgtgagtctctttctgggtcagtctctaagagctgtaaGAGGGGATggctgatagtatttctgattgtcttaactcaccaccactaatgaacTGTGGAGTTTCTCAACGTCATTGTTTCCTTCACCTGAAACAGcgagtaaacaaagtctgtttttaggATCAAGTGAGaagttcctcaaagtatttgaacaatattcacagctctctcccttttcgataaccactcagcatgaaaggaagaaatgtaatgctctgatcctgTGGAAACGTCATagaatacctgattacttcttatccttggcacaaatagcctacagctgtgtctgtcccaagctcTCTGGTGggaactctgagggcccagaatgttatacaatgttgcaagtttgctagcgaGTTTTGGGCCTACCTTGCTGATAGTTGATGCAATGTTTACAGTTTGTTGCAGACGGGccatgtgatttataggatatttacttttatcaggatattttctacctgcaggctgcaatgtttttatttgttggctttatgtaggctatttttacatagttggcaatggtagttacttttagattggtatcattttcatttagatagaatgtagattaaCCACAGACAacgattttgagatacaaaggctattataaatgaaattaaacggttccacgaaaatgtgcacaTGAAAATCATAACGGACATGTATATCTCTGTAAATagactcgctattgttattttactattgCTGTTGAAtactttgttacttttattttctattttttacttaacacttattttttttctaaacttcttaaagcattgttggttaagggcttgtaagtaagcatttcactgtaaggtcttctacaccagttgtattcggcgcatgtgacaaataacatttgatttaatatcGGTAATATAATattggtaagataaattggcactctaaatggaaaaggttggtgtagcctattaccgacAACACCTATAACATCAGGAGCATAAAGCCAGAATCTGCGAAGCTGCAGCAGGAGGGTCAGGAACAGGTTCTGGCTaggctatcttgatctctggctccctcttgagtaatttgtgtgtcttagttatttaatcaaacagcgtgcttaaagcatcagaccagTTCggtacatatagttgatttattaaaacacatcGTGTGTGGGCCTCCCGACtggcgtagtggtctaaggcactgcatcgcagttgctagctgtgccactagagatcctggttcgagtccaggctctgtcgcagccggccgcgaccgggagaccaatggggtggcgcacaattggcccagcgtcgtccgggttagggaagggtttggccagaAGGGATGCCCTTGTCCCATcaagctctagcgactcctgtgccgGGCCGGGCGTATTTACGCTGACATgatcgccaggtgcacagtgtttcctccgacacattggtgcggctggcttccgggttaagcaggcagtgctgcttggttgggtcatatttcggaggacgcatggtcGACCATTGCCTCTCCCGAGtttgtacgggagttgcagcgatgagacaatactgtaactaccaattggataccacgaaatatgggagaaaaaggggtaaaaaaaaatgcaagATTGGTCGAAAGAAAAGATGACTCTCAAGATTCTTTTGgccggtttccttcctctccggcaactgagttaggaaggactggGGATCCAACCATCCAACGTGTCATTAACAActtcactcttcatattttcaacatGGCTGCtatatgttatgggtatgcttgtcaaatgaacttttcagcaggacaataacctaaaacacattgaatgttcctgagttgcctagttttgacttaaattgtcttgaaaatctatgacaagacttgaaaatggctgtttagcaataaccttaaataataaataaataataataataataaacctaaGCTTGAAGTATTTTTgagagaataatgtgcaaatattgtacaatccaggtgtgcaaagctcttagagacttacccagaaagactcacagctgtaattgctgccaaaggcgattctaacatgtattgactcaggggtgtgaatacttctgtaaatgagatatttctgtatttcgttttcaataaatttgctaaaatatataaaaacatgacaaatgcagtcggaaagtatttagaccccttccctttaGCCACAGTGTTTATGTTactaaaaagagacagagagtcgTCTCCAGAATGTGTCCTCAGAGTGTGTCGTCTCTAGAATGTGTCCTCAGAGTGTGTCGTCTCCAGAATGTGTCCTCAGAGTGTGTCGTCTCCAGAATGTGTCCTCAGAGTGTGTCGTCTCTAGAATGTGTCCTCAGAGTGTGTCGTCTCCAGAATGTGTCCTCAGAGTGTGTCGTCTCTAGAATGTGTCCTCAGAGTGTGAAGACGACACACACTGAGGACACACTCTGGAGACGAACACACTAGAGACGACACCTACTGGAGGACGACACTCTAGGAACGACACACACTGCGACACACTCGGAGACGACACAGCTGGCACACTCTGGAGacgacacacactgagacacactctGAGACGACACACACTGAGGACACactctgtagacacacacactgaggcacaCTCTGGAGACGACAACACTGAGACACACTCTGATagcacacacactgagcacactCTGCGAGACGACACACCTGAGGACACACTCTGGAGACGACACACTAGAGACGACACACACTGAGGACACACACTGGAGACGACACACACTGAGGACACAACTCTGAGACGACACACACTGAGGACACACTCTGGAGACGACACATCACTGAGGACACACTCtggaagacagacacacac comes from the Salvelinus sp. IW2-2015 unplaced genomic scaffold, ASM291031v2 Un_scaffold3713, whole genome shotgun sequence genome and includes:
- the LOC112076381 gene encoding uncharacterized protein; this encodes MSSAAPPAKRKCYMGRHQIIKKNSVPDPEQPLTPRRSSRLQNTHTHTLRDNTHTLXDNTHTLRDNTHTLRDNTHTLRDNTHTAQNVAAGQVCVVGDSSFDPGEEMLQVLEALDPGGMKLTHGVEMGVSLIQRGVSHASAAPAQTSHSLTPGSEVGARVGLGPGVCEHSGLVQTAHRKDLAQCLLFSEDSEDREHAGTLPHRPTDASPPQKNCSSRGKRRARGRSSETTPTGRGNGSCQNADSPLDVSDDFILFSPSHLARARERAALQRSLRNNMSASVLTPPTGLEASTLNTTGVGLSAVCVRPDEQCDRLLLSSWGLPAAVLERYRRHGVSSMFPCRLSVSVWTRVARTHLVYSAPTSAGKTLVAEL